The following coding sequences lie in one Syngnathus scovelli strain Florida chromosome 1, RoL_Ssco_1.2, whole genome shotgun sequence genomic window:
- the purab gene encoding transcriptional activator protein Pur-alpha has translation MADRDSGSDHGGPTAGPGSLPPGAMGAMSRLQHDTEELASKRVDIQNKRFYLDVKQNVKGRFLKIAEVGAGGNKSRLTLSMSVAVEFRDYLGDFIEHYAQLGPSNPDLVQDEPRRALKSEFLVRENRKYYMDLKENQRGRFLRIRQTVNRGPGLGSSQGQTIALPAQGLIEFRDALAKLIDDYGVDEEPAELPEGTSLTVDNKRFFFDVGSNKYGVFMRVSEVKPTYRNSITVPCKVWSKFGNTFCKYAEEMRKIQERSREKRASELLPEGPHGADDGDDD, from the coding sequence ATGGCGGACAGAGACAGCGGCAGTGACCACGGAGGGCCTACCGCAGGCCCTGGCTCGCTGCCGCCGGGTGCGATGGGAGCCATGTCCCGGCTACAGCACGACACCGAGGAGCTCGCCTCCAAGCGGGTCGACATCCAGAACAAACGATTCTACCTTGACGTCAAGCAGAATGTTAAAGGACGCTTCCTCAAGATAGCCGAGGTCGGCGCTGGAGGAAACAAGAGCCGCCTCACGCTCTCCATGTCGGTGGCCGTGGAGTTCCGTGATTATCTCGGTGACTTTATCGAACATTACGCCCAGCTGGGCCCGAGCAACCCCGACTTGGTGCAGGATGAGCCCCGGCGGGCGCTCAAGAGCGAATTCTTGGTGCGGGAGAATCGGAAATATTACATGGATCTGAAGGAGAACCAGAGGGGGCGGTTCCTGAGGATCCGGCAGACCGTTAATCGGGGGCCCGGACTGGGAAGCTCGCAAGGCCAGACCATCGCTCTGCCGGCACAGGGGCTCATCGAGTTCCGCGACGCTTTGGCCAAACTCATCGACGACTACGGCGTAGACGAGGAGCCGGCCGAGCTCCCGGAGGGCACCTCGCTCACGGTGGACAACAAGCGCTTCTTCTTCGACGTGGGCTCCAACAAGTACGGCGTGTTTATGCGGGTCAGCGAGGTGAAGCCCACCTACCGAAACTCCATCACGGTTCCGTGCAAAGTGTGGTCTAAATTTGGCAACACATTCTGCAAATACGCGGAGGAGATGCGGAAGATCCAGGAGAGGAGTCGAGAGAAACGGGCCTCGGAACTGCTACCTGAGGGCCCGCACGGCGCAGATGACGGCGACgacgactga
- the psd2 gene encoding PH and SEC7 domain-containing protein 2 isoform X1: MTQEGQALPWPTPSENPAEHYPSINNLLTETLNQTGLDKPGVEVKHHTREEEISEGGEVTQKEAHGNAEGRAEINIEGGEDDLKESPKVRDQPTDGGEEEERDAAKGDECRNDETSSTREEVAHAEDEMRGDKEGGNHDGMRPHTEDQATQPQQAGRLVNGINGNQEDEGGEGEYEGCEGGPHIHLDTFSSDFETTVEQADTEVEEEEEEDVPKEGGGRRNQDSFSSAFEQIVEQVQEEDENEQETGLEEERQKGQVDNRDGFSSTFERIVESALLRGGTCYSSLDSLDVLSLTDETDSCVSFEAPLTPLIQQRALLQGPEPLELELATVQEQEGAEAGPEAPTEKHREGDGTRGGAGAAAGVGGSPLRTTIPGSRSEFVLSQPGRWAIPNGYHTDSQDAMETCGAMHNSVSDANLTDVLSDSDECELGSLEHLERGSTDNLANGCRADYEAAKRLAKRLYHLEGFKRCDVARHLGKNNDFSQLVASEYLSFFDFSGLSLDRALRNFLKAFPLMGETQERERILVHFSKRFCHCNLQTLTSEDGAHTLTCALMLLNTDLHGHNIGKKMSCQQFISNLDGLNNGNDFPKDLLKVLYNSIKNEKLEWAVEEEELRKSLSELVEEQCEGGSKRVARVTDSNNPFIAIPILVNAVTYKHGVLTRKSHADMDGKRTPRGRRGWKKFYAVLKGMILYLQKDEYKPDADISEVDLKNAVRIHHALATRATDYSKKANVLKLKTSDWRVFLLQAPGEEEMMSWIFRINLVAALFSAPAFPAAIGSMKKFCRPILPSSSTRLNQEEQLLSHESKLKQMSLELEEHRKNPPSSDPKSREWEEYRLKEHYLTYEKTRYETYISLLGAKIRTETDDLEKIEASVLGGLMMEGVLGGRDYHLRKTQSSPSINQAHSGLNGRGAGGTAVGQMS, encoded by the exons TCCTAAGGTCCGCGATCAACCCACAGACggaggggaggaggaagagagggATGCAGCAAAGGGGGATGAATGCAGAAATGATGAGACGAGCTCAACAAGGGAGGAGGTAGCACATGCTGAAGATGAGATGAGAGGAGACAAGGAGGGGGGAAATCATGACGGGATGCGACCACACACTGAGGACCAAGCAACTCAGCCCCAGCAAGCTGGACG attagTGAATGGCATAAATGGGAATCAAGAGGATGAAGGTGGTGAAGGGGAGTATGAAGGATGCGAGGGTGGGCCTCATATACACTTAGACACTTTTAGCTCTGACTTTGAAACCACTGTGGAACAGGCTGACACagaagtggaggaggaggaggaggaggatgtgcCAAAAGAAGGAGGTGGGAGAAGAAACCAGGACagtttcagctcagcgtttgagCAGATTGTTGAGCAGGTGCAAGAGGAAGATGAGAACGAACAGGAGACGGGCTTGGAAGAAGAGCGACAGAAAGGTCAGGTGGACAACAGAGATGGCTTCAGCTCCACATTTGAGCGCATCGTGGAGTCTGCCTTGCTGAGAGGCGGGACCTGTTACAGCAGTTTGGACTCTCTAGACGTGCTGTCGCTCACTGACGAGACTGACAGCTGCGTCAGCTTTGAAGCACCGCTGACACCGCTCATCCAACAGAGAGCTCTCCTACAGGGCCCTGAGCCTCTTGAGCTGGAGCTGGCAACTGTTCAAGAGCAGGAAGGGGCTGAGGCTGGACCAGAGGCTCCAACCGAAAAACACAGGGAAGGGGATGGTACTAGAGGTGGAGCTGGGGCTGCGGCAGGAGTAGGAGGAAGCCCGCTGAGGACCACCATACCAGGAAGCAGGTCAGAGTTTGTTCTGAGTCAGCCTGGACGCTGGGCCATCCCGAATGGATACCATACTGACTCCCAGGATGCCATGGAAACTTGTGGAGCCATGCACAACTCTGTCAG CGACGCCAACCTCACAGACGTGCTGTCTGACTCAGACGAGTGTGAGTTGGGCAGTCTGGAGCATTTGGAGCGCGGTAGCACCGACAACCTTGCCAATGGCTGCCGAGCAGACTACGAAGCTGCCAAAAGGCTCGCCAAGCGCCTTTATCACCTTGAGGGCTTCAAGCGCTGCGATGTGGCCAGACACCTGGGCAAAAA TAATGACTTTAGTCAGTTGGTGGCGTCGGAATACCTGAGTTTCTTTGACTTCTCTGGCTTGTCACTGGATCGGGCcttaag GAACTTTTTAAAAGCCTTTCCGTTGATGGGGGAGACGCAGGAAAGAGAGAGAATCCTTGTGCATTTCTCCAAACGTTTCTGCCACTGCAATTTGCAAACACTCACTTCTGAAG ATGGAGCCCACACATTAACCTGCGCTCTCATGCTGCTTAACACAGATCTACAtggacat AATATTGGAAAGAAGATGTCTTGCCAGCAGTTTATCAGTAATCTTGATGGCCTCAATAATGGCAATGACTTTCCCAAAGACTTATTGAAG GTCTTATATAACTCAATCAAGAACGAGAAGCTTGAGTGGGCTGT tgaagaagaagagctAAGGAAGAGTCTGTCAGAGCTGGTGGAAGAGCAGTGTGAGGGCGGCAGTAAACGTGTTGCCAGGGTAACGGACAGCAATAACCCTTTCATCGCCATTCCCATCCTCGTCAATGCTGTAACCTACAAACACGGAGTGCTGACTCGCAAAAGCCATGCTGACATGGATGGCAAGCGGA CCCCTCGGGGTCGCCGTGGTTGGAAGAAGTTCTATGCGGTTCTGAAGGGAATGATATTGTATCTCCAAAAG GATGAATATAAGCCAGATGCTGACATTTCAGAGGTGGACCTGAAGAATGCGGTGCGGATCCACCACGCTTTAGCTACTCGCGCCACCGATTACAGCAAAAAAGCCAACGTACTGAAGCTCAAAACATCCGACTGGAGAGTTTTTCTGCTTCAGGCCCC GGGCGAGGAAGAGATGATGTCGTGGATCTTTCGGATTAACCTGGTGGCAGCGCTTTTCTCTGCTCCAGCCTTCCCTGCTGCCATTGGCTCCATGAAAAAATTTTGCCGACCCATCCTTCCATCCTCATCAACAAGACTCAATCAG GAGGAGCAGCTGCTGAGTCACGAGAGCAAGCTGAAGCAGATGAGCCTGGAGCTGGAAGAGCACCGAAAAAACCCGCCCTCATCTGACCCCAAAAGCCGCGAGTGGGAAGAGTATCGGCTCAAAGAGCACTACCTCACGTATGAG AAGACTCGCTACGAGACGTACATCAGCCTCCTTGGGGCCAAAATCCGTACTGAGACAGACGATTTGGAGAAGATTGAAGCCAGCGTGTTGGGTGGCCTGATGATGGAGGGTGTTCTGGGCGGCCGCGATTACCACCTCCGGAAGACGCAGTCCTCGCCGTCAATCAACCAGGCTCACAGTGGCTTGAACGGGAGGGGTGCTGGAGGTACTGCTGTGGGACAGATGAGCTGA
- the psd2 gene encoding PH and SEC7 domain-containing protein 2 isoform X2, with protein sequence MWKEEYDAHFDFLLELLDANLTDVLSDSDECELGSLEHLERGSTDNLANGCRADYEAAKRLAKRLYHLEGFKRCDVARHLGKNNDFSQLVASEYLSFFDFSGLSLDRALRNFLKAFPLMGETQERERILVHFSKRFCHCNLQTLTSEDGAHTLTCALMLLNTDLHGHVNIGKKMSCQQFISNLDGLNNGNDFPKDLLKVLYNSIKNEKLEWAVEEEELRKSLSELVEEQCEGGSKRVARVTDSNNPFIAIPILVNAVTYKHGVLTRKSHADMDGKRTPRGRRGWKKFYAVLKGMILYLQKDEYKPDADISEVDLKNAVRIHHALATRATDYSKKANVLKLKTSDWRVFLLQAPGEEEMMSWIFRINLVAALFSAPAFPAAIGSMKKFCRPILPSSSTRLNQEEQLLSHESKLKQMSLELEEHRKNPPSSDPKSREWEEYRLKEHYLTYEKTRYETYISLLGAKIRTETDDLEKIEASVLGGLMMEGVLGGRDYHLRKTQSSPSINQAHSGLNGRGAGGTAVGQMS encoded by the exons ATGTGGAAGGAGGAATATGATGCTCACTTCGATTTTTTGCTGGAACTCCT CGACGCCAACCTCACAGACGTGCTGTCTGACTCAGACGAGTGTGAGTTGGGCAGTCTGGAGCATTTGGAGCGCGGTAGCACCGACAACCTTGCCAATGGCTGCCGAGCAGACTACGAAGCTGCCAAAAGGCTCGCCAAGCGCCTTTATCACCTTGAGGGCTTCAAGCGCTGCGATGTGGCCAGACACCTGGGCAAAAA TAATGACTTTAGTCAGTTGGTGGCGTCGGAATACCTGAGTTTCTTTGACTTCTCTGGCTTGTCACTGGATCGGGCcttaag GAACTTTTTAAAAGCCTTTCCGTTGATGGGGGAGACGCAGGAAAGAGAGAGAATCCTTGTGCATTTCTCCAAACGTTTCTGCCACTGCAATTTGCAAACACTCACTTCTGAAG ATGGAGCCCACACATTAACCTGCGCTCTCATGCTGCTTAACACAGATCTACAtggacatgt GAATATTGGAAAGAAGATGTCTTGCCAGCAGTTTATCAGTAATCTTGATGGCCTCAATAATGGCAATGACTTTCCCAAAGACTTATTGAAG GTCTTATATAACTCAATCAAGAACGAGAAGCTTGAGTGGGCTGT tgaagaagaagagctAAGGAAGAGTCTGTCAGAGCTGGTGGAAGAGCAGTGTGAGGGCGGCAGTAAACGTGTTGCCAGGGTAACGGACAGCAATAACCCTTTCATCGCCATTCCCATCCTCGTCAATGCTGTAACCTACAAACACGGAGTGCTGACTCGCAAAAGCCATGCTGACATGGATGGCAAGCGGA CCCCTCGGGGTCGCCGTGGTTGGAAGAAGTTCTATGCGGTTCTGAAGGGAATGATATTGTATCTCCAAAAG GATGAATATAAGCCAGATGCTGACATTTCAGAGGTGGACCTGAAGAATGCGGTGCGGATCCACCACGCTTTAGCTACTCGCGCCACCGATTACAGCAAAAAAGCCAACGTACTGAAGCTCAAAACATCCGACTGGAGAGTTTTTCTGCTTCAGGCCCC GGGCGAGGAAGAGATGATGTCGTGGATCTTTCGGATTAACCTGGTGGCAGCGCTTTTCTCTGCTCCAGCCTTCCCTGCTGCCATTGGCTCCATGAAAAAATTTTGCCGACCCATCCTTCCATCCTCATCAACAAGACTCAATCAG GAGGAGCAGCTGCTGAGTCACGAGAGCAAGCTGAAGCAGATGAGCCTGGAGCTGGAAGAGCACCGAAAAAACCCGCCCTCATCTGACCCCAAAAGCCGCGAGTGGGAAGAGTATCGGCTCAAAGAGCACTACCTCACGTATGAG AAGACTCGCTACGAGACGTACATCAGCCTCCTTGGGGCCAAAATCCGTACTGAGACAGACGATTTGGAGAAGATTGAAGCCAGCGTGTTGGGTGGCCTGATGATGGAGGGTGTTCTGGGCGGCCGCGATTACCACCTCCGGAAGACGCAGTCCTCGCCGTCAATCAACCAGGCTCACAGTGGCTTGAACGGGAGGGGTGCTGGAGGTACTGCTGTGGGACAGATGAGCTGA